In the Ptychodera flava strain L36383 chromosome 23 unlocalized genomic scaffold, AS_Pfla_20210202 Scaffold_23__1_contigs__length_28996876_pilon, whole genome shotgun sequence genome, ATTAAGAGAAATTTTGTGATCGAAATTAGAgtaatgtatgtaatgtattcTAAGGTACTTGTTAGCCAGTAAATATTTTGAACCCTTCTGTGTATCTGTAAATCCATACGTCATAAATTTTAACGTGAACTTTAATCGTACAACTAGCTATGTGTAACCATACGTTATTTCCATTGCTAAGCTGACTACATTGACAATATCCAACAATAATCACGGTGGTTAACGTAGaatcaaatttaataaaaattcaAGTTGACAAGGTGTAGAATCAGTTGGCATTTTGAATCGATGTCGGAACACTGTGCACTAACTCTTGGCACAAACTTTCGACACGAGCTGTAAGGAGTGCCGTGGACGACGGTTCTTTCACTTGAGCTCAACTCGCGGTGGCTGTCGCCGGATCCGGTGACGGTAATGACCCAACGATACACATCGACACATAATTGCAACATGGTGCGAGAACTAACAGTTGACTGGGCAATTTCGACTAAAAAGTACGAGATAGATGTCGTTTCAACGGACTGAAGGCATCGTTTGATGAATAAAACCGCTTTTCAGGCAAATTCTCCAAAATGGATTATGTTCTTACTTTTCGGCTCCTGAAATTTATGGTCAAACATGTGACCAGCAATTTTACTTACTTCAGTGATTAAAATTAAGCCCTAAatgattttcattgaaataacgtCATTCAGTTGCAATGTCGCTTTTCCCTCCTCCATGTCAACAGTTTTACTGTTTTTGCTTTAGTTTTTCCTGTGTATTTCTAAGGTGTTGTACTCATCTCAGATTTTTCCTCAGGTATATCCCCAAGGTTGTGTGTGACTCTGACTTCCCGCGTTTCTCTCTAATTAACGTTACTTCTATCTAGATTTCTATCTAGATTTCCATTTCCCCATACATTCTACCTGCTATCGCCTTACGCATAACTGTTTTGAATGGTTTTCAGATTTCCTATCTATCTTCACAACAGCTTCGTCTCTTGTCTGGTGCTTTCTATTTGACTCTCTTATTAGTCTATCTCTCTGTCACAATTGCTGTCTGTCTATTGGTTTCTGTTtgtctctttctgtctctgACCTTTAAATGAGGGAAAATTGCGATCAGGttcatttaaaataaacactgaGCTTCTGCATTTTTAATACACGAAACGAGCTCTGCTTCGACATCACATTGCATTAAGTGCTTTTGCGGTATATTTGTACTCAAGAATATTGATGAGGGCCCTGTCTCACCTTGACAATTTATCCAGCGTATACAAATCAAAATTCTCTGAAACGCTGGCTaacgatgtatttttcaattttgggcgTATTCATAGCGTATTCATAACGTACtcatattttagaaatatgtTTTGGTACGCTAGACAATTATCTGGAAGCCCTTCGACTTATGGTAAGCTAACCTTAAACGTAACGTGTATTGACGAGCGGATAACCTCCCTACAACTTATGGCCCGCATGTGCAGAACGTATAGGCCACACGCTAGCATAcgtcgaaaagttttgtgcatgcatTTGTACCTTGCCATATTACGATTTATACCAGCCCGCTTCAGCGTGCTCTTGactaatacaaaatttaccCATAACGTATTCGACGTATGCCCAGCGTATTCGCCAAATTGTTCATATGTTGGCATGCGATATAGCTTAAACGTCAAGGTGTGACAATGCCATAAAATGTCGGTCACATCTAGATTTTCGCATTTGCACGTGGTCATTTTTGGGGGAATTCAAACACATTTTCAGTCATTACGGAAAGTAATATTTTGACGTTTATACGTCGAATGCGTTAagggtaaattttgtatttttgaagtaatatttAAAATGAGCCTGTAATTTGGGCAACCTGATAGttcataaataaatgaataaatgaataaataaatagataaataagtaaataaataaataaataaataaataaaataaacaggaATGCTCTACGAATACATTTTAACATTTCACGATCATCTTATGTTCATCAAAATCCGTAAATAATGTAGTAGCCGATCTGCGTCGAGTCATTCATTATTAGACACACTACGTTATCTTAACACATGACTAAGTTGTTGCTGACATATATCATTATATTACTGGAGCTTGGGCTTTGCGagtttgtatattttattaactggtttcaagttttcaaatgaTACCGCTAACATATAAATTGTTAATGTTACATAGTCCGCCTGTACTCTGACTTAAAGGCAAGTAACCAATCAACGCTTTTAAGACCAAATAAAGTGTTCTGTACCTTGAACACTACTTACTAGCAAAGATCCTATGGCGGACAATAACGTATTTCGTTTTTGCTTAGTATTTCCTACAAAAGGGAGGGTCTTCCTCTTTTCTTTAAATTGCATTCTGCACGTCAGAATCTACAGGCATTTAGtcttagtttgtttgttttttttgtttttttcaattcagtcatcttctagtatcgatattCAGATGGGCTTTGGCCACCTTGTAGGTAGAAATTAGGTGATATTAGATTTGTTTACTTAGACAGCTTGGCATGTTTGATCAAAGTAGACAGAGTGATGGCGATTTTTGAAAACACAGGACGAATAACCTTTTACAAAGTCTATTCCAATTACCTCCTGAATGTTGACAGTTTACGTTGAATTCCGTTCATTTTCAGAGTACTATAACATCGCCGAGAATGAAGACCATCGGCCTTTCTGTGTTGTTATTTACGCTGGTGTTTGCAAGATTTTCGCAAGCTGGTAAGTCCAGAGTTCCTCAAAATGCACTCAACAATATTTATGCcaacaacattttattttgtcacgtaaatagGTGACGATAATTCAATCTAAACTTGTACGAATGTCATAGTAAAAGGTCAATGAATGTGGAGGCAACGTATCAGCTTTTTATTACATGCTACGGTCCAGTGTATAATCAACAGCCCGTAAAAGTATATTTGTCTTTAGGCCAGGGATTAGGATTAAATAAGGTGTTAACAAGACGAGGAATGaggtgtttctgtcttttgaTTTACTTTGCGATTGCAATCAGTTGTTTGAATATGTAGcggaaattttgatgaaatctgatcGAAAGACTGGTTAACGCAAAAATCAAGGTAACAGCTTGTGTACAGAAATATGCCATTATAAAGGAGTTATCTATATTTCAGTGGAGTATCGACATTCAGCTATAATgcgaaaatacaattttttaagcATTTATGCTAAGGATAGGATTTACTGAACGGTAATTCGTTAAATGGAAATATGCTTATGAGTCCGAGACACCTTGCATGTTGCGGATTTGCAGTTGCAAATACATTCAATGATATGCAGTTTGACGAATGATACACCCACTGGTTTGTCAATGAGAGGTCCAATAGACATGCCGAGATATCTTACAACCCCTGTAAGTAATTTTAGGTATTTCCCTTCTTGTAGAACAATGTGTTAACCAAGGAGCCGTAAGTCACACAGACAAATATAAGAGACGTGTTTATTATTAATTGAAGTTTGTTTATTCGTTTTCACTTGCATACCTTCTCACCCGTGCACTTACCGGGGAATTGAGCTCACTCACGTATTTACATACTCGAACATTGAATTTCTAGTTTTCATGAATCGATCAACTGAACAAACATCCTGTTTTGTCTTCATACGTCTACTATCCAAATATAACGACAAATTATCTCTTTGTTTCAGCACTGACCATCAAGACAACATCATTCAGTGTGACAGGACCTTCTTCCTACACACTAAAGGTGACAGCAGCCACTGAAATAACTTTTGATATCACCTTCGAGAATGATGACACCAGTGCAGCTGCCAGCGTCACTGACTTAAAGCTGTTTCTATCTGATAATGAAGACTTGACTGCTACAGAAAAAGAGGTTGAGGTGGCTGAAAACACCGCAATTACTGGGATTACATTTCCTGCCACAGTACACGCCGCAACAGGTGGAACAAACAGGAGAAAAGGCTGAAACAGGCGCTAAAGCAACTATCACCATTCCCAGTGCAGCAGATTGTCCAGACTTTGACCACCTCGTCGCTCAGATCTCAGCTGGTGATGATACACAAGCTATTGACATTACAGGAAAGACAGATTGCACAAAACCAGCACCACGTAAGATTAACAACATTCTGTTATTTGATGAGTACGAACATTACGCGAAACCACCatacataaacaaaaaataaatataaattgtcGGAAGcttgtaaattagcaattatgAGTTTTTAAATAGCAAAATTGCTACATCATCTTATGCCAGCTTATTCTTAGAGATAGCCTGTACCGCAAGTTCCATTTCTCCCCCTTGGTGTAGATCTTGCAACTGTGTATATCTGTATAAACGGCTTTCTTCTGATTGTCTTACATTCTAACAAGTTTAACTTTTCCATCAGCTTCAGAATCGTCAGACGCAAGCCAGGCTGCGATGGAAACGACAAGTAAGTTAAAATATTTGTAGCGCTACTGAAGGTGCAATTGATTATAGACGTTTtccatgattttaaaatttcaagtgAATGTGTGCTAGAAAATGTAATATCTTAAATAGAGCCATCAATCAGAAAATCTCGAGTACGGAATCATACTACAAACTGCCTCCACCAAGAGCGGTTTAAAACCTTATTTACGTCATTCATAGCAAATTCACTGTCATTGTCCTAATACGATACTAGAATTGCTTTGCTTTAATTCGTACAATGACATATCCTTACGCTAACATCGCTAAGCCATGTTTATACAAGACATGAAGAAGGTGCTCGACGTTGCTGAAACGATCTAGAAACGAAAGACCAATGATtacatcatatattttttcttgcTGTAGCCGACCCTGGCGGCGCTGGATGTCACCATGTGTGCAGTGTCATGCTGATACTGGCTGTAATGATCCTGAATGTGATTGCTTCCATTGCCTAAACATAACGGTACGCTCTTAATTAATTAATGAAGTAATTTATCAATTAACtaataaaaaatagaaataaataaataaatatacgaATTCActaacaaaatttatttatttatttatttataatttatttatttagttagttagttagttttAAAGTTATAAAGtgagttagttagttagttagttactGTGCTATTAATGACTCATTCACTGAATTTGTCCTGTTTACCATCCCTTTATTAATTGAATAATGTTCTGATAAATTCTTTATTGTCTTGATAAGAAGGTATATCAAacaacaccaaaatcttttttGTAGATGTGTACTACACCTATATCCGATTAAAAAATCCAATCATTGCATTGTTCATTTCAGAAGTCAAATTTGTCATTTGATTGTCCATGTAACACTTTTTGTAAACACTGATCATCTAAACATTACCTAACGTTTTacttattaatttttctttgtcagATTTCCGATTGGTATGGTGTTTGAGAAGAAAACACGATTCAGAGATGAACCGCGCTGTTAATATTTCCCTCTTTAGTGTGTTTAAATATGtgaggtttagttacacgtaattacgcgTATATCTGACGACTTTGTAGTTGGCATAGACGTATGCGTGCTGACGTGTAGATTTTCTGTTTCAAGTTAGAAGTGCCTTCCACTTGGTTTTGTTTAATTGTTTGTtgatatatgtaaatttcatggaACATACATTTGTACACGTCAGTACTAAtctgaaacttcaaaccacccTTGGATTAAATCGACAGATTTTCTTTGATTTGATTATACATGAAGTTCCTTGAATTCGTTGTCAAGGCGCCAGATAACATTTGATGTGAGAATGAGATTACAATATTTCGTTGATGTCGTAAAATCATAGAAAATATTCCTACTGGTGCAAAATTAACAGAATATCGTGATACAAATGAGTTATGCTACACTTTTTCTTGATAAGATTTACGGGTGATACCAGGAAACTCAAAAATATCACTCGTAATTAAGACTAGCGTACAATTGTCGTTCATCGTTCCGAACATCTGTACCACACGTACGACACATCTAATTGCCACGTGAAAAGACCTCAGACGTACTGATGGAACGTAATAATTTGGAACTAAACCTCCtttctgatattttttgaaTCGTTTGATTATCAATTATCCTTGatctgttttgattttcaatgtaTCGTTAATTGAAAGTTCTTTATGAACACTCTCCTTCATCTTCAGTGAAGCAAGTAAGGATTCgtcattgtgaaaatttaaataatACATAACTCTAGCAGGTcaacaaaacaagaaaagtaaatttatgacAGTGCTATGGATGACGTCAAATAAGGATTTCACCACTCTTGGTGGAAGCTATTTGCAGAATGACTCCGTACTCGAGATTTACTGATTGATGGCTCTGGTTACGATActacatttttcagcacacatCCATTTAAAAAAGAGCATTGCCCGTAAAATGTTCTCTTCAATTGACGGCTTGCTTAGGTACACACATTGTATGTTTGCTCAGGATATGTGCATTTTAGATTTGAAGCAATAAAGCGAAGAAATATGTAATACATCTTGTCGTTTTCCCTTATCTTTTAATATGCTAGTGAACACAATATATTTAAAGAAACTAATAGAAAACTTATGTAACATTGGAATATCTTCCATCATCCCTTTttcaaacaagaaaaataaaaaaaacaaattcaatGACTCCGGGCAGAACGAGGCTAGCAGAAACTGAATCAAAAGATAACGatcaaagagagagagagagagagagagagagagagagagagagagagagagagagagagagagagagagagagagagagagagagagagagagagagagagagagagagagagagagagagagagagagagagagagagagacagagacagagagagagaagagagagagacagagagagagacagagagacagagagagagagacagagagagagagagacagagagacagagagagagagagagagagagagagagagagagagagagagagagagagagagagagagagagagagagatggatgGATGAGGCTGGTTGGTTGTCTGTTGAACGACCTAGGGAAATACAAGCAAAACAACAACCAACTCAACAAGACTCCTATTATGTCAAACAATATTCAAGATACGTATGCTTCGCAGTAAAACCAAACAAGACGGTAGATCCTGATGTGGTTCTTCTGCTGTAGGATTAACATGGATTAATTTCATTGTCCGGCGCAGTTTAATTTTGGTGTGACGCATACTGCTTCCCATTATTTTACCTTAAAAAATAATGTTAACTCTATTCTAGATAATGCGATGAAGGggaattttttaatgtttttctaAAGTGATAATgggaataaatgaaaatttattttgacaaacGGAGAGGAGGTACGAAATCAGTTTCTTTAAGAGTGTTTAATTGGATTTTGGAAGGATAACTCAGAGAGATATTTGATTCTAAACTGACAATCGAATCATAGTTAAGTGGTGGCTCTTCTTTGTTCGATCACCATATTCTGATTACTTTCCGTTGTTGAAGATGTGCAGCCTCTGTTTCAACAGGTCATCATACGATCAAAGAACTTGCGTCGTATTTTAACGTATGATAATGGAAGGCAGCAAATGCTATCATCGGTATTCATAGTGATGAACGTTTGTTCTCAGATAAAGTTGTCCTCTGAAGAATAGAATGTCTACATTGCTGAAAAAATTGCACTTTCTCTCTTGCCCCGTGACTTTGTCTCATGAAATTATTTTGGGGCATAAGACGTTCACATTCTGCGTTCACATTCTGCGTCACACCCAAGGCAACACTCaagatgacggacggacggcctAACATTTATCGCGTTACGTTCCTCCATAGTTTACCGAACCAAGCATCCCCTGTCGTCTAGctttgaatgaaaaatgaaaaaccatTTATTTTTAAGTCATTGTCGAACATGCCAAAGATCACCATGGTCACCAGGTCACGTATAAGAAAACGCAGATGTGCTAatcacatgatcttgtcaggtgaatgccctcattaatatgcagtcaaaattctgactgaaacactagcccatacctgaccctattttcgtgagcagcgcagcaAGCGGTGGAAATTGGTCAGGGAAACAGACTACTACCTTAAcctattttcgtgagcagcACAGCAAGCGGTAGAAATAGCGTAGGGGACTAGATTGAACCAATGAAACCGCTCCAGCGTGCCAAGATATGCTATTCACAATCACTATTTGCAAACATTCGTGAAATACACCATACAGTACTTTTAATTATACGCAAAACAAAATACGATGTATGAGGGCGTGTCCTATATCTGCATTTCTCATAATGATGTGAAGAATACTTTTCGATCTGCAGTGAATGTGTCTGGAGATACACTTAGTAGGAATATATAGTGAGACAAATGTCTCTTTTAAAATTAAGTTTTTCTTTGCCTCTGTTTTTCCAAACTCAGACTGTATATTTTTCCAAGGTCACAAGTTGCTAAAAGAAGAGATGGGGCGGGGATGATAACGCAATAAGGGTGTCAATATCACCGCAATTGACCTAGCGATGAAGTCAATGACAAATATCAAGTTGTTTTTCACAATACATTTTCACCAATACAATGGCAGTTGAGAGGTACTGTTGGGTTCTACGAGTGGTCAAGAGTAGAAAATATAACTGGGGAACAAAATCTGGTCAAACCGTTGGTTACATTTGCGATAATCAAAAGCGCTTACACCacatgaaagtaaaataaatggaATTTTCGTCGAAAAGAgttgtgaaaaatgaaaagagaaatatatatatatatataggaacAACTGCACATGTCGAATCATTTTTAATGGTGTTGCTATTCCGCGTGTAAAAGACTTTAATCCGGTCACAGAgaaagacggacagacagagacagacagaccgacagaaagacacaaacaaacagacagacagacagaagggAAGTACGGAAATGTTTTGAATAATATCATTGATACAACAAAAACGATAATGGGAATCACGTTGGCACCATCATGATCGACTGCATTTTATCGTGGGTATTCTTGTCGGTCGACGTGAAAGTTGTATTTCATAGTACTCTGATGGGAACGAAGCACGTAAATATTTCAGAATCAACCTTGCCATCGA is a window encoding:
- the LOC139124220 gene encoding uncharacterized protein — translated: MKTIGLSVLLFTLVFARFSQAALTIKTTSFSVTGPSSYTLKVTAATEITFDITFENDDTSAAASVTDLKLFLSDNEDLTATEKEVEVAENTAITGITFPATVHAATGGTNRRKG